Proteins found in one Clostridium kluyveri DSM 555 genomic segment:
- a CDS encoding HDIG domain-containing metalloprotein: protein MNVKELELFSKLSIQEQKHSIRVAYDIKFFCKENNKIDMDLLLKAALLHDIGKTYKKLNLIDKSVIVLLNSISKGNIKRFFKNEKINVYYNHGRIGRELLERIKCDKELLYLVEHHHNFEIYNNLGLNILRFYDKKN, encoded by the coding sequence TTGAATGTAAAAGAATTAGAATTATTTAGTAAATTATCTATACAAGAACAGAAACATTCTATAAGAGTGGCATATGATATAAAATTTTTTTGTAAAGAAAATAATAAAATTGACATGGATTTATTATTGAAAGCGGCACTTCTTCACGACATAGGCAAGACATATAAAAAATTGAATTTGATAGATAAATCTGTAATAGTATTACTGAATAGCATATCTAAAGGAAATATAAAAAGGTTTTTTAAAAATGAAAAAATAAATGTTTATTATAATCATGGTAGAATTGGAAGAGAATTATTGGAAAGAATAAAATGTGATAAAGAATTACTTTATCTAGTAGAGCATCATCATAATTTTGAAATATACAATAATTTGGGATTAAATATACTTAGATTTTATGATAAAAAAAATTAA
- a CDS encoding transcription repressor NadR yields the protein MNSKERRIYIREILEKNDMPQKGHILSQKLGVTRQIIVKDIAILRAEGTDIIATPEGYLIPKSEKNLVKQVIAVSHKTTEIEDELKAIVKFGGKVQDVIVEHSIYGEIKAMLMIKTLYDIENFMNKVKEHKAEPLLILTGGVHLHTIVAENYDILENIKGELKNKNYIIYD from the coding sequence ATGAATTCTAAGGAAAGAAGAATATATATTAGAGAAATTTTAGAGAAAAATGATATGCCTCAAAAAGGTCATATTTTATCCCAAAAGTTAGGTGTTACCAGACAGATAATAGTTAAAGATATAGCTATTCTAAGAGCTGAAGGTACAGATATAATAGCAACTCCAGAGGGATATTTAATTCCAAAATCTGAAAAAAACTTAGTAAAACAGGTAATAGCAGTTTCTCATAAAACTACTGAAATAGAGGATGAGCTTAAAGCTATAGTTAAATTTGGTGGTAAAGTTCAAGATGTAATAGTGGAACATTCTATTTATGGAGAAATAAAAGCCATGCTTATGATAAAGACCTTATATGATATAGAAAATTTTATGAATAAGGTGAAAGAACATAAAGCAGAACCTCTGCTTATATTAACAGGAGGAGTTCATTTACATACTATAGTGGCAGAAAATTATGATATACTTGAAAATATAAAAGGTGAATTAAAAAATAAAAATTATATAATCTATGATTAA
- a CDS encoding UPF0182 family protein yields MKRKMLWSSLIVILFVCILFLNKIVDFIINVEWYKEVGYLTVYFTKLIAICKLMIPLFIIIYISIVLYWRSLRLSIIKYRRAFEVNNDKVKNEKRIFIIVNLIVSFLFSYAFAATYWYRILQFNNSVPFNIKDPILNLDVSFYIFKLPLIQSLHSMILSLIIFLGLITLVTYFTLSVKDKVIWRNFKKDSGKIDILNSGITRFAGKQLAVLAALVMICVSIGYILKCIGLVYSQKGVTFGAGYTDAHVSLLLYKIIAAASIISAVIIFISILVSKVKPIIVSITVIVALILIKSLSYTVVQNFIVKSNQKTLEQPYIKYNIDYTRKAFNIENIDANPFQVKDNLTSQDIDNNMDTINNIRINSFEPTLEFYNQVQIIRYYYKFNNIDVDRYNINGKFNQIFIGTREINTKAIDPNTWQNRHLIYTHGYGIVMNKVNSVTSEGQPNFVIKDMPPQNSTDIKLDNARIYFGEKTDDYAIVDTKLKEFDYPKGSENATNNYDGSAGIKLGFINRILFAINQKDINFLLSRDILKESKILINRSIKDRVSKIAPFLNYDSDPYIVMSGGKLYWILDGYTVSDRYPFAQPQNNLNYIRNSVKVTVDAENGNVNFYIMDKSDPIVQSYAKIFPDLFKDINKLPSDIVQHFKYPKDLFNIQCSVLGKYHVTDPGVFYSGEDLWEVAKNQKQVSGEKYSMESSYMVMKLPNEQKEEMILLQYFNMRDKDNMVALFGARMDGENYGKMVLYKFPAEKTVYSPYLFKQKLNQDTTISSQLSLWNKDGSEVQFGDTIIVPINQSLVYVEPMYLRASGKEGIPEMKRVIVSYSDKMVLAESIDDALQQIFSYKQDYNQENSNESQIETPSYDINAEKLKEAKSLYEQALEAQKNGDWSKYGENIKKLGDIIDSLQK; encoded by the coding sequence GTGAAAAGGAAAATGCTGTGGAGTAGTTTAATAGTAATTTTATTTGTATGTATTTTATTTTTAAATAAAATTGTAGATTTTATAATCAATGTAGAATGGTATAAGGAAGTGGGATATTTAACGGTTTATTTTACAAAACTTATAGCTATATGTAAACTTATGATACCTTTATTTATAATAATTTATATAAGTATAGTACTTTATTGGAGAAGTCTAAGGTTAAGTATTATAAAGTATAGAAGGGCTTTTGAAGTAAATAATGATAAAGTTAAAAATGAAAAAAGGATATTTATTATTGTAAATTTAATTGTGTCATTTTTATTTTCTTATGCATTTGCAGCGACTTATTGGTATAGAATTTTACAATTTAATAATTCTGTTCCTTTTAATATTAAAGATCCAATTTTAAATTTAGATGTATCTTTTTATATATTTAAATTGCCACTTATACAATCCTTACATAGTATGATTTTAAGTCTAATAATTTTTTTAGGATTGATAACTCTAGTTACCTATTTTACATTAAGTGTCAAAGATAAAGTAATATGGAGAAATTTTAAAAAAGATTCTGGTAAAATAGATATTTTAAATAGTGGGATAACTAGGTTTGCTGGGAAACAGTTGGCAGTTTTAGCTGCACTTGTAATGATTTGTGTATCCATAGGATATATTTTAAAATGTATTGGACTTGTATATAGCCAAAAAGGTGTAACTTTTGGTGCAGGCTATACAGATGCTCATGTAAGTTTATTATTATATAAAATAATAGCAGCAGCATCAATTATTTCAGCTGTAATTATATTTATAAGTATACTTGTAAGTAAAGTTAAACCTATAATAGTATCCATAACTGTAATAGTAGCCTTAATTCTAATTAAAAGTTTGTCTTATACTGTAGTTCAAAATTTTATTGTAAAATCTAATCAAAAAACATTAGAGCAACCTTATATAAAATATAATATTGATTATACTCGTAAAGCGTTTAATATTGAAAATATTGATGCTAATCCTTTTCAAGTTAAAGATAATTTAACTTCACAGGATATAGATAACAATATGGATACAATAAATAATATAAGGATAAATTCTTTTGAGCCTACTTTAGAATTTTACAATCAGGTTCAAATAATAAGATATTATTATAAATTTAATAATATTGATGTGGATAGATATAATATAAATGGAAAATTTAATCAGATATTTATAGGTACCAGAGAAATAAATACTAAAGCTATAGATCCTAATACCTGGCAAAATAGACATCTTATATATACCCATGGTTATGGTATAGTAATGAATAAAGTTAATTCTGTAACTTCAGAAGGACAACCTAATTTTGTCATAAAAGATATGCCGCCTCAAAATTCTACAGATATAAAGCTTGATAATGCAAGAATATATTTTGGTGAAAAAACTGATGATTATGCTATAGTTGATACCAAATTAAAGGAGTTTGATTATCCAAAGGGAAGTGAAAATGCAACTAATAATTATGATGGTAGTGCAGGGATAAAATTAGGCTTCATTAATAGAATATTGTTTGCAATAAATCAAAAAGATATAAACTTTCTTTTATCTCGTGACATATTAAAAGAAAGTAAAATATTAATAAATAGAAGTATAAAGGATAGAGTAAGTAAAATCGCACCATTTTTGAATTATGATTCGGATCCTTATATAGTTATGAGTGGTGGTAAACTTTATTGGATATTAGATGGATATACTGTTTCAGATAGGTATCCTTTCGCACAACCACAAAATAATTTAAATTATATAAGAAATTCTGTAAAAGTTACTGTAGATGCTGAAAATGGAAATGTTAATTTCTATATAATGGATAAGAGTGATCCTATAGTACAGAGTTATGCCAAGATATTTCCAGATTTATTTAAAGATATAAATAAATTACCATCGGATATAGTTCAACATTTTAAATATCCAAAAGATTTATTTAATATTCAATGTAGTGTACTTGGGAAGTATCATGTAACAGATCCTGGAGTATTTTATAGTGGTGAAGATCTATGGGAAGTAGCTAAAAATCAAAAGCAAGTCAGTGGGGAAAAATATTCAATGGAATCTTCATATATGGTTATGAAACTTCCAAATGAGCAGAAAGAGGAAATGATATTATTACAGTATTTTAACATGAGAGATAAAGATAATATGGTAGCGTTATTTGGAGCTAGGATGGATGGGGAAAATTACGGGAAGATGGTTCTCTATAAATTTCCTGCAGAAAAAACTGTATATAGTCCTTATTTATTTAAACAAAAGCTAAATCAAGATACTACAATATCTAGTCAGTTATCTCTTTGGAATAAAGATGGTTCTGAAGTTCAATTTGGTGACACCATAATAGTTCCTATTAATCAATCTCTTGTTTATGTGGAGCCTATGTATTTAAGAGCTAGTGGAAAAGAAGGTATACCAGAGATGAAAAGAGTTATAGTATCTTATAGCGATAAAATGGTATTAGCTGAAAGTATAGATGATGCACTGCAGCAGATATTTAGTTATAAGCAAGATTATAATCAGGAAAATTCCAATGAATCTCAAATAGAAACACCTTCTTATGATATTAATGCAGAAAAGTTAAAA